A single Cherax quadricarinatus isolate ZL_2023a chromosome 4, ASM3850222v1, whole genome shotgun sequence DNA region contains:
- the LOC128684250 gene encoding ficolin-1: protein MKWKMDGLQWMLVIVGAWSVLLMVAADDTPNADTTLDSKFLEALWPGLGFQDRNCRELQEHGHKTSGVYTIYPYDCCPKRPVRVYCDMDNNGGGWTVIQRREDVLPHEDFYRTWMEYALGFGNLSGEFWLGLDHIHALTDQTFNQIRFELADFDNVTRWAEYQFFYVHDRSSSFKVEVNGYTGDAGDGFSGVNTQKFSTKDNDLDTYSGSCAVSYLGAWWYSSCHSSNLNGKYLRGAHESYANGVNWYPFRGHHYSLKKTEMKLRPAY from the exons ATGAAGTGGAAGATGGATGGGCTACAGTGGatgctggtgatagtgggtgCTTGGAgtgtgttgctgatggtggcagCAGATGACACTCCCAATGCTGACACCACTCTGGACAGTAAATTTCTTGAGGCTCTGTGGCCAGGACTTGGCTTCCAAGACCGGAACTGCCGTGAACTGCAAGAGCATGGCCACAAAACTAGTGGTGTGTACACCATCTATCCATATGACTGCTGTCCCAAACGCCCTGTCCGTGTCTACTGTGATATGGACAATAATGGAGGAGGCTGGACTGTTATCCAGCGTCGAGAAGATGTACTCCCACATGAAGACTTTTACCGCACCTGGATGGAATATGCTTTGGGTTTTGGCAATCTTTCTGGCGAGTTCTGGCTTGGCCTTGACCACATCCATGCCCTTACTGATCAAACATTCAACCAAATACGTTTCGAGCTGGCAGACTTTGACAATGTCACTCGCTGGGCAGAGTACCAATTCTTCTATGTCCATGACAGGAGCTCCTCATTCAAGGTGGAGGTTAATGGCTATACTGGAGATGCTGGTGATGGCTTCAGTGGGGTCAACACCCAAAAGTTTTCTACTAAGGATAATGACCTTGATACTTACTCAGGAAGCTGTGCTGTAAG TTACCTTGGAGCTTGGTGGTATTCCAGTTGTCATTCCTCCAACCTGAATGGTAAATACCTGAGAGGTGCACATGAGTCTTATGCTAATGGTGTCAATTGGTATCCTTTTCGTGGCCATCATTACTCCCTCAAGAAGACAGAGATGAAGCTCAGACCAGCATACTGA